In Candidatus Nitronauta litoralis, one DNA window encodes the following:
- a CDS encoding tetratricopeptide repeat protein, with amino-acid sequence MNRFSSNLLILYCVFLLIQATGCQSVKETLTTLPTGPSEKISRDDPSVKPGRSLIGYRAPAELIRDNLVYANQQFLLQNYNVAEYYLKKTLIQNPDEPDAQFLLPWTHFFQKRYELALINFSRTHAQYPRDSHPLIGMGWCYFAMQYYEQALDAFQRAAHFAPDSYQVIKGKALTFLQLAKKEEALVEFEKIFREDEILSLMASIGTKTELHALEIIPSKNNSASVFSLPEEKPRYRSLLYALEEPTGNGPVNAAWLWYRKGFYKRAVAAFEDMDSEFSGTLDAQNGLAWSLFSSGAIEEAQRVFEKVLNRHPTFQGAVEGLQAIEDTLNKKASVARHYFDLQKYRLAEKKYQDLEASYRHWSHPTAMLGTIALANNREEDAWVQFNEALNLNPDDSVAQKGLDQLQLKQAPPVYRGNQALKKKDYQTASYQYWDYIQSLGPQAKLEGHLADAYKGLAWSQLEKGLYEVALDNFDRIQHMPDFHDDVARGKGLTYYRAKEYQLAVEWLQQAEMFYPGRDEVAEALDWSVLRAYPPHDAESYFLSRLKQFPRQASTYMALGWVYYQNGDPDLGVEYFLKSISLEPELALSKEFVTMLGNERYGWQVFNRMGWEYFHRKEYPLAQQLFQVALTREPKNSESLKGLGYVYHKLKSYQLAEQYLMESLKQNRYPTTVEEMLIGSETTSPVFIQTNARTKLGRVLLEQENYERALEVFEKAKKAHPDWPEINDGLGWVYLKLGKLDLSRASFNKVLQYQPLHPDSRKGIREIKSFKATQNL; translated from the coding sequence GTGAACCGTTTCTCCAGCAACCTTTTGATTTTATATTGTGTTTTCCTGTTGATTCAGGCTACTGGATGCCAGTCCGTCAAGGAAACGCTCACAACCCTGCCAACGGGGCCCAGTGAAAAAATCTCCCGGGATGATCCTTCCGTCAAACCTGGAAGGTCACTGATTGGTTACAGGGCTCCTGCTGAACTAATTCGCGACAACCTGGTTTACGCCAACCAGCAATTTCTACTCCAGAATTACAATGTGGCCGAATATTACCTGAAAAAGACACTGATTCAGAACCCGGACGAACCGGACGCACAATTCCTCCTTCCATGGACTCACTTCTTCCAGAAACGATATGAACTCGCGCTCATAAATTTCAGTCGTACCCATGCTCAATACCCAAGAGATTCCCACCCCCTGATCGGAATGGGATGGTGTTACTTTGCGATGCAATATTATGAGCAAGCCCTGGATGCATTTCAAAGGGCTGCTCATTTCGCACCGGATTCCTATCAGGTGATCAAGGGGAAGGCCCTGACCTTTCTCCAACTGGCAAAAAAAGAAGAGGCATTGGTGGAGTTTGAAAAAATTTTCAGAGAAGATGAAATTCTAAGCCTCATGGCTTCAATCGGGACCAAAACGGAACTCCATGCCTTGGAAATAATTCCATCTAAAAATAATTCTGCTTCTGTCTTTTCATTGCCTGAGGAAAAACCAAGGTATCGCAGTCTACTTTATGCTCTGGAAGAGCCAACTGGTAACGGTCCTGTCAATGCGGCCTGGTTGTGGTACCGAAAAGGATTTTATAAAAGAGCTGTTGCAGCTTTTGAGGATATGGACTCTGAATTTTCAGGAACCCTGGATGCTCAAAATGGTCTGGCCTGGTCTTTGTTTTCTTCGGGAGCGATAGAGGAAGCGCAAAGAGTTTTTGAGAAAGTCCTGAACCGTCATCCTACATTTCAAGGGGCGGTTGAAGGCCTTCAAGCTATTGAAGACACACTCAATAAAAAGGCTTCTGTTGCACGACATTATTTTGATTTGCAAAAATACCGGCTGGCTGAAAAAAAGTATCAGGACCTTGAGGCCAGTTACCGTCATTGGTCTCACCCCACGGCAATGCTGGGAACCATTGCTCTCGCAAACAATCGTGAAGAGGATGCATGGGTTCAATTTAATGAGGCACTCAACCTGAATCCGGATGACTCCGTTGCTCAAAAGGGCCTGGATCAACTTCAGCTAAAACAAGCGCCCCCGGTTTACCGCGGTAATCAGGCATTAAAAAAGAAGGATTACCAGACAGCCTCCTACCAATATTGGGATTATATCCAGAGCCTGGGGCCCCAGGCAAAACTTGAAGGACATTTGGCAGATGCTTATAAAGGCCTTGCCTGGAGTCAGTTGGAGAAAGGACTTTATGAGGTGGCCCTCGATAACTTTGATCGTATCCAACACATGCCTGACTTCCATGATGATGTGGCACGGGGCAAGGGGCTAACATATTATCGTGCGAAAGAATACCAGCTGGCTGTTGAGTGGCTGCAGCAAGCTGAAATGTTTTATCCGGGGCGTGATGAAGTTGCGGAAGCTCTTGACTGGAGCGTCCTCCGCGCATATCCACCCCATGATGCTGAGTCCTATTTTCTTTCCAGGTTGAAACAATTTCCACGCCAGGCATCCACCTACATGGCTCTCGGCTGGGTATATTACCAGAATGGAGACCCTGATCTTGGAGTTGAGTATTTTCTGAAATCAATCAGCCTGGAACCAGAATTGGCGTTGTCTAAAGAATTTGTGACCATGCTGGGTAATGAACGATACGGTTGGCAGGTTTTTAACCGGATGGGTTGGGAATATTTCCATCGTAAAGAGTATCCCCTTGCCCAACAGCTGTTCCAGGTGGCTTTGACTCGGGAACCGAAAAATTCAGAATCCTTAAAAGGACTGGGTTACGTGTACCACAAACTGAAAAGCTATCAACTGGCAGAACAATACTTGATGGAAAGCCTGAAACAAAATCGATATCCTACAACGGTTGAAGAAATGTTGATCGGAAGTGAGACCACCTCCCCTGTCTTCATCCAGACCAATGCCCGTACGAAACTGGGCCGCGTGTTGCTTGAGCAGGAAAATTATGAGCGAGCTCTTGAAGTGTTTGAAAAGGCCAAAAAAGCTCATCCGGATTGGCCAGAGATAAACGATGGACTGGGATGGGTTTACCTCAAGCTTGGAAAACTGGATTTATCCAGGGCATCATTTAATAAAGTTCTTCAATACCAGCCTTTGCACCCGGATTCCAGAAAAGGCATCCGAGAGATTAAAAGTTTCAAGGCAACTCAGAACCTTTAA
- a CDS encoding formylglycine-generating enzyme family protein, producing MKFGAIFTSLLALLLLPACGQEPETIEEAPSVAQIEEAAGGTPTTTPAQQGVNPIKYTGEDKKYQEQAPEGMVYIKGGCFIQGTNEAQVDEKWEHEVCLDGFYLDKYEVTQKRWKALIDYNPSKFVGDDLPVEQVNYYDIQEYINLSNGQCRLPTESEWEYAAGGGLVRTRYYWGNMMDGDFAWFEDNSEAKTHPVGQKKPNQFGLYDMMGNVWEWTEDWYTPTYEPAKVTNPHGPAKGEFRVIRGGGLDTSAGGLRITNRTWLHPKNRVFTKITTYGGIINEIFNFIGFRCARDLNVPLQTDSVEPEEKTISSEPQ from the coding sequence ATGAAATTTGGCGCGATCTTTACAAGCCTGTTGGCTTTGTTACTTTTACCCGCTTGTGGTCAGGAACCCGAAACCATCGAGGAAGCACCGTCTGTGGCTCAAATTGAAGAGGCCGCTGGCGGAACTCCAACCACCACTCCAGCTCAACAGGGAGTCAACCCGATAAAGTACACCGGTGAGGACAAGAAATACCAGGAGCAGGCTCCCGAAGGGATGGTTTATATCAAGGGAGGTTGTTTCATCCAGGGCACCAACGAGGCCCAGGTTGACGAAAAATGGGAGCATGAAGTCTGCCTGGATGGGTTCTATTTGGACAAATACGAGGTTACCCAGAAGCGTTGGAAAGCTTTAATTGATTACAACCCCTCCAAGTTTGTCGGAGACGACCTGCCTGTAGAACAGGTTAATTATTATGATATTCAGGAGTATATCAATCTCAGTAACGGTCAATGCCGTCTCCCTACAGAATCAGAATGGGAATATGCTGCAGGCGGTGGGTTGGTAAGAACCCGGTATTACTGGGGTAATATGATGGATGGTGATTTTGCCTGGTTTGAAGATAACTCTGAGGCGAAAACTCACCCCGTTGGGCAAAAGAAACCAAATCAATTTGGTTTGTATGACATGATGGGGAATGTCTGGGAATGGACTGAAGACTGGTACACTCCAACCTATGAGCCTGCGAAGGTTACCAACCCTCATGGACCCGCAAAAGGTGAGTTTCGAGTCATTCGCGGGGGCGGGCTTGATACATCCGCAGGCGGTTTACGCATAACCAATCGTACCTGGTTGCATCCCAAAAACAGGGTGTTCACCAAGATAACAACTTACGGTGGAATAATTAATGAGATTTTCAATTTCATCGGATTTCGCTGTGCCAGGGACCTTAATGTTCCCCTCCAAACGGATTCTGTTGAACCGGAGGAAAAGACAATTAGTTCCGAGCCCCAATAG
- a CDS encoding transcriptional repressor — translation MGRREQQVLEDYIVQHNLKITKQRRAVLEAFLGSEDHVSAEELYKLVTEKEPKIGLATVYRTLSLLTHSGLASELDFGDGQKRYEHKFMHSHHDHMICTECGKIIEFTHPMIEKLQEEVASRHNFKLTSHKLDLFGLCAACS, via the coding sequence ATGGGGCGCCGCGAACAACAGGTACTGGAAGATTACATTGTTCAACATAATCTCAAAATAACCAAGCAGCGGCGGGCAGTGCTGGAAGCATTCCTTGGTAGTGAAGACCACGTTAGTGCGGAAGAACTGTATAAACTGGTAACTGAAAAGGAACCTAAAATAGGTTTGGCGACAGTTTACAGAACTCTTAGCTTGTTAACGCATAGTGGATTGGCCAGTGAACTGGATTTTGGTGATGGGCAAAAGCGGTATGAGCACAAGTTCATGCACTCCCATCACGATCATATGATTTGTACTGAGTGCGGTAAGATCATCGAATTTACGCATCCGATGATTGAAAAGCTTCAGGAAGAGGTTGCGAGCCGCCACAACTTTAAATTGACCTCGCATAAGCTCGACTTATTTGGGCTTTGTGCTGCTTGTAGTTAG
- a CDS encoding histidine--tRNA ligase codes for MKINGIKGVKDILPGEIEKWQWVENIAHKTFARYGFKEIRIPIFESTRLFQRSIGETTDIVEKEMYTFEDKGGDSLTLRPEGTASVVRSFVEHKMYGPGQLSKLYYIGPMFRYERPQAGRFRQFYQIGVEAMGSGNPALDAEVISMLMEFYKELGLKGLQLNLNTLGSGESRVRYREILKAAIKPNLSKLCENCQGRYERNPLRVLDCKNENCGEVAVTLPKIRDNLIEEDLAHFNQVQAYLKSVNLDFIINDRLVRGLDYYGRTTFEVTAEGLGAQNAVCGGGRYDSLVEEFEGPSTPCFGFAMGLERLVSILPEEAIQKIQSRPDVFVVMLGEQAEKAGFKLMQNLRDGGLSVTRDFENGSMKSQLRKANKSNCRFAVILGENEILNKSYQLKNMETGEQSNHPPEFLLQKVSSQ; via the coding sequence GTGAAGATTAATGGTATTAAAGGTGTCAAAGACATTCTGCCTGGGGAAATCGAAAAATGGCAATGGGTAGAGAATATTGCCCACAAAACTTTTGCCCGTTACGGTTTTAAGGAAATTCGCATCCCTATTTTTGAAAGTACACGTCTCTTCCAACGCAGCATAGGCGAGACCACCGATATTGTGGAAAAGGAGATGTATACATTTGAGGACAAGGGAGGAGATAGCCTCACCCTGAGACCGGAAGGAACCGCATCAGTTGTCCGTTCATTTGTAGAGCATAAGATGTATGGACCCGGTCAACTCAGCAAACTCTATTATATTGGCCCGATGTTCCGGTATGAACGCCCGCAAGCCGGTCGTTTCCGACAGTTTTACCAGATAGGTGTTGAGGCTATGGGGTCGGGTAATCCTGCCCTGGATGCGGAAGTGATTTCAATGCTGATGGAATTTTACAAAGAGCTTGGATTAAAAGGACTTCAACTAAACCTCAATACGCTGGGGTCTGGGGAATCGCGTGTCCGCTACCGGGAGATATTGAAAGCAGCGATAAAGCCTAACCTGTCTAAACTTTGTGAAAATTGTCAGGGGCGTTATGAACGGAACCCCCTCCGTGTTCTGGATTGCAAAAATGAAAACTGTGGTGAAGTTGCTGTCACATTGCCTAAAATTCGAGACAACCTGATAGAGGAAGACCTGGCCCATTTCAATCAGGTTCAGGCCTATTTAAAGTCAGTCAACCTGGATTTTATTATCAACGATCGCCTGGTGCGAGGGCTTGATTACTATGGGCGGACTACCTTTGAGGTGACTGCGGAGGGTCTGGGTGCGCAAAACGCTGTTTGTGGCGGTGGGCGATATGATAGCCTTGTGGAAGAGTTCGAGGGCCCTTCAACTCCCTGTTTTGGATTTGCCATGGGATTAGAGCGGCTGGTCTCCATACTTCCTGAGGAGGCTATACAAAAAATTCAGTCCCGACCGGATGTGTTTGTAGTGATGCTGGGAGAACAGGCTGAAAAGGCAGGATTTAAATTGATGCAGAACCTGAGAGATGGGGGGCTAAGTGTCACTCGTGATTTTGAAAATGGCAGCATGAAAAGCCAGTTGCGAAAAGCCAATAAATCCAATTGCAGATTCGCTGTAATCCTTGGTGAAAACGAAATATTGAATAAGAGTTACCAGCTAAAAAACATGGAAACCGGAGAACAGTCGAACCACCCTCCGGAGTTCTTGTTACAAAAGGTTTCTTCCCAGTAG
- the fbp gene encoding class 1 fructose-bisphosphatase: protein MEKTTLVQFIRSQEKLADGATGNFTGLMNEILVAAKIVSLEVNGAGIGESIFGLTGKINVHGEEVQKLDELADNTFCNLVGQSGTVCAITSEEQEEPIIIPKDQAGKYIFMMDPLDGSSNVDVDVSIGTIFSIYRKKSPGDEVTQEDLLQKASEQVAAGYIIYGPSTLFIYTSGKGVHGFTLDPTLGEFFLSHPNIKIPERGSWYSINEGNMETWDPNQRLYVDYLKEKDPDTHRPYKLRYIGSLVADFHRTLLKGGIFMYPGDSKNPEGKLRFLFEAAPLAFVVSNAGGAASDGVKRILGQTPTDVHQKSPLFIGSTNEVELAESMLKK from the coding sequence ATGGAAAAAACCACATTGGTTCAATTTATTCGAAGCCAGGAAAAACTGGCCGATGGCGCGACAGGAAATTTCACAGGTTTGATGAATGAAATTCTGGTTGCCGCCAAAATAGTGTCCTTGGAAGTTAATGGTGCTGGAATTGGTGAGAGTATTTTTGGCCTGACGGGGAAAATAAATGTCCATGGCGAAGAAGTACAGAAGCTGGATGAATTGGCGGACAATACTTTTTGTAACCTGGTTGGCCAATCGGGAACCGTTTGCGCTATTACTTCAGAGGAACAGGAAGAGCCGATTATTATTCCCAAGGACCAGGCTGGAAAATATATATTCATGATGGATCCTCTTGATGGTTCCTCCAACGTGGATGTGGATGTCAGTATCGGAACCATTTTTTCCATTTATCGTAAAAAATCTCCTGGCGATGAAGTGACTCAGGAAGATTTACTTCAAAAAGCCTCCGAACAGGTGGCTGCCGGATACATCATCTATGGGCCAAGCACCCTCTTCATATATACCTCAGGCAAAGGGGTCCATGGGTTTACCCTCGACCCTACTTTAGGAGAATTTTTCCTGTCGCACCCCAATATAAAAATACCTGAACGGGGCTCCTGGTACAGTATAAATGAAGGAAACATGGAAACCTGGGACCCCAATCAACGCCTGTATGTCGATTATTTAAAGGAAAAGGACCCGGATACCCATCGCCCATATAAGCTGCGCTATATTGGATCTCTTGTCGCCGATTTTCACCGTACTTTGCTGAAGGGAGGGATATTTATGTATCCCGGAGATTCCAAAAATCCCGAAGGTAAGCTCCGGTTTTTATTTGAGGCGGCTCCCTTGGCGTTTGTGGTTTCAAATGCGGGAGGGGCTGCTTCCGATGGAGTTAAGCGTATTCTAGGTCAAACTCCAACAGACGTTCATCAAAAATCCCCACTTTTTATAGGCAGCACAAACGAAGTGGAGCTCGCCGAATCCATGTTGAAAAAGTAA
- a CDS encoding HAD-IA family hydrolase, whose protein sequence is MGFRLWPKVYTTIKTPKNSLNSEGFSTLPTHLDSFKAVFFDVGGTLLTPHPSVGHIYLEQAIPFGFTGSADDLNFHFRRAWKALGGMESLGQKKGLEVERRYWRDVVKRTFDACGGVDDFENCFENIYDAFRSRDAWRLYEDVVESRLVERLKDKGVVLGIVSNWDSRLKEILDNLEIGHHFDFVLASTVIGSAKPDPLIFEKALQLSGTSPDQTIHIGDEPSTDITGARNLGIDAILIDRKNRYPDCDAKTISSFMELV, encoded by the coding sequence ATGGGCTTTAGACTTTGGCCTAAAGTGTATACAACTATAAAAACCCCAAAAAATTCTTTGAACTCAGAAGGTTTCTCCACTTTGCCTACGCATCTTGACTCTTTTAAAGCGGTATTTTTCGATGTTGGGGGTACTTTACTGACCCCTCACCCCTCAGTGGGTCATATTTATCTGGAGCAGGCAATACCCTTTGGGTTTACCGGGTCAGCAGATGACCTTAATTTTCATTTCCGAAGAGCCTGGAAGGCCCTCGGAGGAATGGAATCTCTGGGCCAGAAAAAGGGTCTTGAGGTTGAACGCAGATATTGGCGGGATGTGGTTAAAAGGACTTTTGATGCCTGTGGAGGCGTGGATGATTTCGAAAACTGCTTTGAAAATATTTATGATGCCTTCAGGAGCCGCGACGCCTGGCGATTATATGAAGATGTTGTTGAATCCAGGTTGGTTGAACGCCTGAAAGACAAGGGAGTTGTTCTTGGCATCGTATCGAATTGGGACTCGCGCCTTAAGGAAATCCTCGACAACCTGGAGATCGGTCATCATTTTGACTTTGTACTGGCTTCAACCGTTATTGGGTCTGCCAAGCCCGACCCATTAATATTCGAAAAAGCCCTCCAACTGAGCGGAACCTCACCCGATCAGACTATCCACATTGGCGATGAGCCCTCTACCGACATCACCGGTGCCAGGAATCTCGGCATTGATGCCATCCTTATTGATCGAAAAAACCGTTACCCTGACTGTGACGCAAAAACCATCAGTTCTTTTATGGAGCTAGTTTAA
- a CDS encoding SEL1-like repeat protein, whose product MIKKTLYPAIFLIVWHLLVLSASARLIHPKPNQTPPPTPMRASLYYQKGHTYVSGQLGKKDFKKAAKYFRMSAQLGFAKGQNEYGVLLQNGFGVEKDLETAALWFRRAAEQKLAAAEFNLGLTYRMGLGVEVDYQEALYWFKRAAAQDYSKAYTSLGLMYVNGQGVSIDYKKAYEYYLMGAKLGNTRAQYYVGSMLLRGKGIDANWEEAIKWYKKSARGGFIRAQNTLGNMYQNGKGVTRDFTQAISWFRLAAEQGNVLAQLNLGIHYYMGWGTDRDWEKAGHWFEKSAKGGNRRAQYNFGVLLRDGKGIDKSYKEALKWFLKAGAQGYPRASFQLGIFYEKGYGTEPNLYEARFWYEKALEQGIEQAESALKNLGQNMPRAP is encoded by the coding sequence ATGATTAAAAAAACTCTTTATCCTGCCATATTCCTGATCGTTTGGCATCTACTCGTTCTTTCGGCCAGCGCTCGGCTCATCCATCCCAAGCCAAATCAAACCCCGCCACCCACCCCGATGCGGGCTTCACTCTACTATCAAAAGGGTCATACTTATGTCAGTGGTCAATTAGGAAAAAAAGATTTTAAGAAAGCAGCAAAGTATTTCCGGATGTCGGCCCAGTTGGGATTTGCAAAAGGACAAAATGAGTATGGGGTTCTACTCCAGAATGGCTTCGGAGTTGAAAAGGATTTGGAAACTGCGGCCTTATGGTTTCGTCGAGCCGCAGAGCAAAAACTTGCAGCTGCCGAGTTTAATCTTGGACTAACCTACAGGATGGGACTTGGGGTCGAGGTTGACTACCAGGAAGCACTGTACTGGTTCAAAAGAGCCGCCGCCCAGGATTACAGCAAAGCCTACACATCTCTTGGGTTGATGTATGTGAATGGACAAGGGGTGTCCATCGACTATAAGAAAGCCTATGAGTATTATTTGATGGGGGCCAAGCTGGGTAACACCAGAGCCCAGTACTACGTCGGATCCATGTTACTCAGGGGCAAAGGCATCGATGCAAACTGGGAAGAAGCAATTAAGTGGTACAAAAAATCAGCCAGGGGAGGTTTTATTCGAGCCCAGAATACTCTGGGAAATATGTACCAGAATGGAAAAGGGGTCACCCGGGATTTCACTCAGGCTATCTCCTGGTTCCGACTTGCCGCTGAACAGGGAAACGTGCTGGCTCAGTTAAACCTGGGAATACACTATTATATGGGCTGGGGCACAGACAGGGACTGGGAAAAAGCAGGTCACTGGTTTGAGAAGTCGGCCAAGGGAGGAAACCGGAGGGCTCAGTATAATTTTGGAGTTTTATTACGTGATGGAAAAGGTATAGATAAAAGTTATAAGGAAGCCCTGAAATGGTTTTTAAAGGCCGGGGCCCAAGGGTATCCTCGGGCCAGCTTTCAACTGGGGATTTTTTACGAAAAAGGGTATGGCACAGAACCCAACCTTTATGAAGCCCGCTTCTGGTATGAAAAAGCACTTGAACAGGGCATTGAACAGGCAGAATCAGCTTTAAAAAACCTCGGTCAAAATATGCCCAGGGCCCCTTGA
- a CDS encoding DUF547 domain-containing protein: MKNWSFTNPKNLMINYRLKKLLNWFGILSLILISGCSSVPLYHPSTGAIDSTEVTDSEAEQAWADVLQRGVNSKGQIDFQKIAGSPDSLHRFLSYIGRTKIENPGGSDLARQKALAFYINSYNAMAMYGVIHKEFPVDFDSLYDRARFFKLTTFKVGGRSISLSNYENNVIRPLNEPRIHFVLNCMVRSCPRLPQVPITAAKLDEQLDFYAREFFNSEKHVRVDTPNKTVFFSRILGFYKDDFVNEHESENLISYANRFRKNPIDESFNVDFIPYDWSVNYQVNP, from the coding sequence ATGAAAAACTGGAGCTTCACAAATCCAAAAAACCTGATGATAAACTATAGATTAAAAAAACTGTTAAATTGGTTTGGAATCCTCAGCCTTATTCTCATCAGCGGGTGTAGTTCGGTTCCGTTGTATCATCCATCTACAGGTGCTATCGATTCCACAGAGGTAACAGATAGTGAGGCAGAGCAAGCATGGGCTGATGTTTTACAAAGAGGTGTTAATAGCAAAGGGCAAATAGATTTTCAAAAGATTGCGGGCTCTCCTGACAGCCTGCATCGTTTCTTATCCTATATTGGACGTACAAAAATTGAAAATCCTGGAGGCAGTGATCTGGCCAGACAAAAAGCCCTGGCTTTTTATATTAATTCCTATAATGCCATGGCGATGTACGGAGTCATTCATAAGGAATTCCCGGTAGATTTTGACAGCCTTTATGACCGTGCCCGGTTTTTTAAATTGACTACCTTCAAAGTGGGTGGGCGCTCTATTTCATTGTCAAATTATGAAAATAATGTAATACGACCCTTGAATGAACCACGCATTCATTTTGTTTTAAATTGCATGGTGCGGTCCTGCCCCCGCCTTCCACAGGTTCCCATTACAGCAGCAAAGCTTGATGAACAACTGGATTTTTACGCCAGAGAATTTTTCAATTCTGAAAAACATGTAAGAGTGGATACTCCTAATAAAACCGTGTTCTTTTCAAGAATCCTTGGTTTTTATAAGGACGATTTTGTTAATGAGCACGAATCAGAAAACCTTATCAGCTATGCAAATCGTTTTCGGAAAAATCCAATTGATGAATCCTTCAATGTGGACTTTATTCCCTACGACTGGTCGGTGAATTATCAGGTCAACCCTTAA
- the typA gene encoding translational GTPase TypA, producing MKPDHIRNVGIIAHVDHGKTTLIDRLLEQSGAFRDNQAHPDCVMDSNDLERERGITILSKNATIHYKGFKINIVDTPGHADFGGEVERVLNMVNGVVLLVDAAEGPMPQTRFVLKKSLELGLKPILVVNKIDRTGADPERAINLVFDLMVNLGASDDQLDFPILYTSAKLGQSRHNLEDEPGDMTQVLDTIIEKIVPQEVNEEDRFRMLVTSIDYNDYLGRIAVGKVERGNFNIKDPLVRIKTNGEIESFKTAKAFTYSGMQRVELSETCSGDIIAIAGMKEINIGETIACSKQPDALPPIEVDEPTMAIHFIVNDSPFAGKEGKFLTQNHIRSRLEREAKSNVAMLVEETDRRDTFKVSGRGELHLSILIETMRREGYEFAVSRPQVLFKEIDGVKLEPDETVVIDVEDTYSGKVMEALGGRKGRLQNMTPMGDGHTRLEYEITTRCLFGFQSEFLTLTKGTGTLQHSFNKYIPVVEHSGGRRNGVLIAMDAGATTGYSINSLQDRGVLFLHPGEEVYTGMIVGENKKDNDLVVNITREKKLTNVRASGSDDHVSLTPPRRMSLEQVLEFLNADELAEITPTQIRIRKRLLDENDRKRAAKKLQAG from the coding sequence ATGAAACCTGACCACATACGCAATGTGGGCATTATTGCCCATGTAGATCACGGCAAAACAACCCTAATAGACCGATTACTGGAGCAAAGCGGTGCATTCCGCGATAACCAGGCTCACCCGGACTGCGTCATGGACAGTAATGACCTTGAACGCGAACGGGGCATTACTATATTGTCGAAAAACGCGACGATTCATTACAAGGGTTTCAAAATAAATATTGTGGATACCCCGGGGCACGCCGATTTTGGTGGTGAAGTAGAGCGTGTCCTCAATATGGTAAATGGTGTTGTTTTGTTGGTCGATGCCGCCGAAGGACCAATGCCCCAAACCCGCTTTGTCCTTAAAAAATCACTTGAATTGGGGCTGAAACCGATTCTGGTTGTAAATAAAATAGATCGTACAGGAGCTGACCCAGAGAGGGCGATAAATCTTGTTTTTGACCTGATGGTGAATCTAGGCGCTTCTGATGATCAACTGGATTTCCCAATTCTTTATACTTCAGCCAAGCTTGGGCAAAGTCGACATAATCTTGAAGATGAGCCAGGGGATATGACCCAGGTGCTGGATACCATTATCGAAAAAATTGTCCCTCAGGAGGTAAATGAGGAAGATCGCTTTCGAATGCTGGTCACCTCTATTGATTACAACGATTATCTGGGGCGCATTGCCGTTGGAAAGGTTGAGCGAGGAAACTTCAATATTAAGGACCCTCTTGTCCGCATCAAAACAAATGGTGAAATAGAATCGTTTAAAACTGCTAAAGCATTTACTTATAGCGGAATGCAACGAGTTGAACTGAGTGAAACATGCTCTGGTGATATTATTGCCATCGCAGGAATGAAAGAAATAAATATTGGTGAAACCATTGCCTGCTCAAAACAACCGGATGCGCTTCCACCGATTGAAGTGGACGAACCGACAATGGCGATTCATTTTATTGTTAACGATTCACCGTTTGCTGGAAAAGAAGGAAAATTTCTCACTCAAAATCACATTCGTAGCCGATTGGAGCGAGAAGCCAAATCCAATGTCGCGATGCTTGTAGAAGAGACAGATCGCCGTGACACCTTTAAGGTTTCAGGTAGAGGGGAATTGCACCTCAGTATTCTGATTGAAACCATGCGACGCGAAGGCTATGAGTTTGCGGTTTCACGTCCCCAGGTTTTGTTCAAGGAAATAGACGGAGTCAAACTGGAACCTGATGAAACGGTTGTCATCGATGTAGAAGACACATACTCGGGGAAGGTCATGGAAGCACTCGGCGGCCGCAAGGGGCGTCTTCAAAATATGACACCGATGGGAGACGGTCACACACGCCTGGAATATGAGATCACGACACGTTGCCTTTTCGGGTTTCAGTCCGAATTTCTCACTTTGACAAAAGGGACCGGGACTCTTCAGCACAGTTTTAATAAATATATACCTGTTGTTGAACATTCTGGTGGAAGACGAAATGGCGTGCTCATTGCCATGGATGCCGGGGCGACAACCGGCTACTCAATTAACAGTCTGCAGGACCGGGGTGTGCTTTTCCTTCATCCCGGGGAAGAAGTATATACAGGTATGATTGTTGGTGAGAATAAAAAGGACAATGACCTGGTTGTGAATATCACCCGCGAAAAGAAATTAACCAATGTTCGTGCTTCCGGGTCAGATGATCATGTGTCCCTGACTCCCCCTCGACGTATGAGCCTGGAACAGGTTCTCGAATTTTTAAATGCGGATGAACTTGCAGAAATCACACCAACCCAGATACGTATCCGGAAGCGTTTATTGGATGAAAATGATCGAAAACGCGCCGCTAAAAAACTACAGGCAGGTTAA